In Silene latifolia isolate original U9 population chromosome 3, ASM4854445v1, whole genome shotgun sequence, a single window of DNA contains:
- the LOC141647858 gene encoding sterol 3-beta-glucosyltransferase UGT80A2-like isoform X2, with translation MEWPSEHNATEESSTPTLLETPSRSKHHYPFSGLVSKLFDESISLRKKRKWMNRMATVKKDGTVELELPEDLRDPSLHLGSGVGSGHVTELEQHDPSDIQDLPPMQIVMLIVGTRGDVQPFIAIGKRLQEYGHRVRLATHQNFKEFVLSSGLEFFPLGGDPKILIGYMVKNKGFLPSEPSEVHIQRHQLRDIIFSLLPACKDPDPETQIPFNAEAIIANPPAYGHIDVAEALKIPIHIFFTMPWTPTSKFPHPLSRVRQQVAYRLSYQIVDVMIWLGIRDMINQFRKKKLKLRPVSYLSPHHSLPDIPYGYIWSPHLVPKPKDWGPKIDVVGFSFLDLASDYKPPQELMNWLKKGQKPIYIGFGSLPVQDPGKMTTTIVQALELTGQRGIINKGWGGLGNLAEAKDFVYLLDNVPHDWLFLQCAAVVHHGGAGTTAAGLKAACPTTIVPFFGDQPFWGERVHEKGVGPSPIPVEEFCLEKLVSAIRFMQDPKVKQCAVELANSLKNEDGVTGAVNSFYKQFPREKVEPDHPEAHKHHKSHLSLRGWFGGSDKVSASGTGQII, from the exons ATGGAATGGCCTAGTGAGCACAATGCTACTGAGGAATCTTCAACTCCTACTCTTCTTGAGACACCCAGCCGTTCCAAACATCACTACCCATTTAGTGGACTCGTATCAAAACTTTTCGATGAAAGTATTTCTCTGAGGAAAAAG CGGAAATGGATGAACAGGATGGCAACTGTAAAAAAAGATGGAACTGTAGAATTAGAATTGCCTGAAGATCTTAGAGACCCAAGCCTTCATTTGGGATCTGGAGTGGGCTCTGGTCATGTCACAGAACTGGAACAACATGATCCTAGTGACATTCAAGATCTACCTCCTATGCAAATTGTGATGCTAATTGTTGGAACCAGAGGAGACGTACAGCCTTTTATTGCCATTGGGAAGCGTTTGCAG GAATATGGACATAGAGTTCGATTAGCCACTCATCAAAATTTCAAGGAGTTCGTTTTAAGTTCTGGCTTGGAGTTCTTTCCTTTAGGAGGAGATCCAAAAATTCTTATTGGCT ATATGGTCAAAAACAAGGGCTTCTTACCTTCTGAACCATCAGAGGTACACATCCAGAGGCATCAGTTAAGGGATATTATATTTTCCTTGCTACCTGCTTGCAAGGATCCTGATCCTGAAACTCAGATTCCTTTCAATGCTGAAGCAATAATTGCAAATCCACCAGCATATG GACATATTGATGTTGCTGAGGCACTCAAAATACCAATTCATATATTCTTTACAATGCCTTGGAC GCCTACTAGTAAATTTCCACATCCTTTGTCCCGTGTGAGGCAACAGGTTGCTTATAGA CTTTCCTACCAAATTGTTGATGTAATGATTTGGCTTGGAATACGGGATATGATAAATCAATTCAGAAAGAAGAAGTTGAAGCTGAGACCTGTGAGTTATTTAAGTCCCCATCATTCTCTTCCTGATATCCCTTACGGATATATATGGAGTCCTCACCTTGTCCCTAAACCCAAAG ATTGGGGGCCCAAAATTGATGTAGTTGGTTTCTCTTTCCTTGATCTGGCTTCTGATTACAAGCCTCCACAAGAGCTAATGAATTGGCTTAAAAAAGGTCAAAAGCCAATTTACATCGGATTTGGAAGTCTG CCTGTTCAGGACCCAGGAAAAATGACCACGACTATTGTACAAGCTCTAGAATTAACTGGACAAAGAGGAATCATCAATAAAGGCTGGGGTGGTCTTGGCAATT TGGCTGAAGCAAAGGATTTTGTGTACTTGCTGGACAATGTTCCTCATGACTGGCTGTTCTTGCAGTGTGCGGCTGTG GTGCATCATGGGGGTGCTGGTACAACTGCTGCTGGTCTTAAAGCTGCG TGTCCAACTACAATTGTGCCATTTTTCGGTGACCAACCTTTCTGGGGAGAGCGGGTGCATGAAAAAGGTGTGGGGCCGTCACCTATTCCAGTTGAGGAATTTTGTCTTGAGAAACTGGTCTCTGCCATTCGCTTCATGCAGGATCCCAAG GTTAAGCAATGTGCTGTTGAGCTTGCAAATTCACTAAAAAATGAAGATGGAGTTACGGGAGCAGTGAACTCGTTCTACAAACAGTTCCCACGGGAAAAAGTTGAGCCGGACCACCCCGAGGCTCATAAGCATCATAAATCACATCTATCACTTCGAGGGTGGTTTGGGGGCTCAGACAAAGTCTCGGCTTCGGGTACTGGCCAAATCATCTAA
- the LOC141647858 gene encoding sterol 3-beta-glucosyltransferase UGT80A2-like isoform X1, which produces MMQNKSDDFNLSGWSGTPIRVTADHHDSDSEIQIFSPSPTNSSGSSDMEWPSEHNATEESSTPTLLETPSRSKHHYPFSGLVSKLFDESISLRKKRKWMNRMATVKKDGTVELELPEDLRDPSLHLGSGVGSGHVTELEQHDPSDIQDLPPMQIVMLIVGTRGDVQPFIAIGKRLQEYGHRVRLATHQNFKEFVLSSGLEFFPLGGDPKILIGYMVKNKGFLPSEPSEVHIQRHQLRDIIFSLLPACKDPDPETQIPFNAEAIIANPPAYGHIDVAEALKIPIHIFFTMPWTPTSKFPHPLSRVRQQVAYRLSYQIVDVMIWLGIRDMINQFRKKKLKLRPVSYLSPHHSLPDIPYGYIWSPHLVPKPKDWGPKIDVVGFSFLDLASDYKPPQELMNWLKKGQKPIYIGFGSLPVQDPGKMTTTIVQALELTGQRGIINKGWGGLGNLAEAKDFVYLLDNVPHDWLFLQCAAVVHHGGAGTTAAGLKAACPTTIVPFFGDQPFWGERVHEKGVGPSPIPVEEFCLEKLVSAIRFMQDPKVKQCAVELANSLKNEDGVTGAVNSFYKQFPREKVEPDHPEAHKHHKSHLSLRGWFGGSDKVSASGTGQII; this is translated from the exons ATGATGCAAAACAAAAGTGATGATTTCAACCTTAGCGGTTGGTCCGGCACCCCCATCCGAGTTACCGCCGATCACCATGACAGCGACTCCGAGATTCAAATCTTTTCTCCTTCTCCCACTAATTCTTCTG GATCTTCGGACATGGAATGGCCTAGTGAGCACAATGCTACTGAGGAATCTTCAACTCCTACTCTTCTTGAGACACCCAGCCGTTCCAAACATCACTACCCATTTAGTGGACTCGTATCAAAACTTTTCGATGAAAGTATTTCTCTGAGGAAAAAG CGGAAATGGATGAACAGGATGGCAACTGTAAAAAAAGATGGAACTGTAGAATTAGAATTGCCTGAAGATCTTAGAGACCCAAGCCTTCATTTGGGATCTGGAGTGGGCTCTGGTCATGTCACAGAACTGGAACAACATGATCCTAGTGACATTCAAGATCTACCTCCTATGCAAATTGTGATGCTAATTGTTGGAACCAGAGGAGACGTACAGCCTTTTATTGCCATTGGGAAGCGTTTGCAG GAATATGGACATAGAGTTCGATTAGCCACTCATCAAAATTTCAAGGAGTTCGTTTTAAGTTCTGGCTTGGAGTTCTTTCCTTTAGGAGGAGATCCAAAAATTCTTATTGGCT ATATGGTCAAAAACAAGGGCTTCTTACCTTCTGAACCATCAGAGGTACACATCCAGAGGCATCAGTTAAGGGATATTATATTTTCCTTGCTACCTGCTTGCAAGGATCCTGATCCTGAAACTCAGATTCCTTTCAATGCTGAAGCAATAATTGCAAATCCACCAGCATATG GACATATTGATGTTGCTGAGGCACTCAAAATACCAATTCATATATTCTTTACAATGCCTTGGAC GCCTACTAGTAAATTTCCACATCCTTTGTCCCGTGTGAGGCAACAGGTTGCTTATAGA CTTTCCTACCAAATTGTTGATGTAATGATTTGGCTTGGAATACGGGATATGATAAATCAATTCAGAAAGAAGAAGTTGAAGCTGAGACCTGTGAGTTATTTAAGTCCCCATCATTCTCTTCCTGATATCCCTTACGGATATATATGGAGTCCTCACCTTGTCCCTAAACCCAAAG ATTGGGGGCCCAAAATTGATGTAGTTGGTTTCTCTTTCCTTGATCTGGCTTCTGATTACAAGCCTCCACAAGAGCTAATGAATTGGCTTAAAAAAGGTCAAAAGCCAATTTACATCGGATTTGGAAGTCTG CCTGTTCAGGACCCAGGAAAAATGACCACGACTATTGTACAAGCTCTAGAATTAACTGGACAAAGAGGAATCATCAATAAAGGCTGGGGTGGTCTTGGCAATT TGGCTGAAGCAAAGGATTTTGTGTACTTGCTGGACAATGTTCCTCATGACTGGCTGTTCTTGCAGTGTGCGGCTGTG GTGCATCATGGGGGTGCTGGTACAACTGCTGCTGGTCTTAAAGCTGCG TGTCCAACTACAATTGTGCCATTTTTCGGTGACCAACCTTTCTGGGGAGAGCGGGTGCATGAAAAAGGTGTGGGGCCGTCACCTATTCCAGTTGAGGAATTTTGTCTTGAGAAACTGGTCTCTGCCATTCGCTTCATGCAGGATCCCAAG GTTAAGCAATGTGCTGTTGAGCTTGCAAATTCACTAAAAAATGAAGATGGAGTTACGGGAGCAGTGAACTCGTTCTACAAACAGTTCCCACGGGAAAAAGTTGAGCCGGACCACCCCGAGGCTCATAAGCATCATAAATCACATCTATCACTTCGAGGGTGGTTTGGGGGCTCAGACAAAGTCTCGGCTTCGGGTACTGGCCAAATCATCTAA